The proteins below are encoded in one region of Pseudonocardia sp. DSM 110487:
- the pdxS gene encoding pyridoxal 5'-phosphate synthase lyase subunit PdxS, which yields MRSSGELGTARVKRGMAEMLKGGVIMDVVTAEQAKIAEDAGAVAVMALERVPADIRAQGGVARMSDPDMIEGIIGAVSIPVMAKARIGHFVEARVLQSLGVDYVDESEVLTPADEAHHIDKWAFTVPFVCGATNLGEALRRISEGAAMIRSKGEAGTGNVVEATRHMRSIRSEIRKLAALDEAELYVAAKELRAPYELVAEVAKAGKLPVVLFTAGGIATPADAAMMMQLGAEGVFVGSGIFKSGDPAKRAEAIVKATTFHDDPDVIAKVSRGLGEAMVGINVSEIPEDQRYATRGW from the coding sequence CTGCGCTCTTCGGGGGAGCTGGGCACCGCGCGCGTCAAGCGCGGGATGGCGGAGATGCTCAAGGGCGGCGTGATCATGGACGTCGTCACCGCGGAGCAGGCGAAGATCGCCGAGGACGCCGGCGCCGTCGCGGTCATGGCCCTCGAGCGGGTGCCCGCCGACATCCGTGCCCAGGGTGGGGTGGCGCGGATGAGTGACCCCGACATGATCGAGGGCATCATCGGCGCCGTCTCGATCCCGGTGATGGCCAAGGCCCGCATCGGCCACTTCGTCGAGGCGCGGGTCCTGCAGTCGCTCGGCGTCGACTACGTCGACGAGTCCGAGGTGCTCACCCCGGCCGACGAGGCCCACCACATCGACAAGTGGGCGTTCACCGTGCCGTTCGTGTGCGGCGCCACCAACCTCGGCGAGGCGCTGCGCCGCATCTCGGAGGGCGCGGCCATGATCCGCTCCAAGGGAGAGGCCGGCACCGGCAACGTGGTCGAGGCCACCCGCCACATGCGCTCGATCCGCTCGGAGATCCGCAAGCTCGCCGCGCTCGACGAGGCCGAGCTGTACGTCGCCGCGAAGGAGCTGCGGGCGCCGTACGAGCTGGTGGCCGAGGTCGCCAAGGCGGGCAAGCTGCCGGTCGTGCTGTTCACCGCGGGCGGCATCGCCACCCCCGCCGACGCCGCGATGATGATGCAGCTCGGCGCGGAGGGCGTGTTCGTCGGCTCCGGCATCTTCAAGTCCGGCGACCCGGCCAAGCGGGCGGAGGCCATCGTCAAGGCCACCACGTTCCACGACGACCCCGACGTGATCGCCAAGGTCTCCCGCGGGCTCGGAGAGGCGATGGTCGGCATCAACGTCTCGGAGATCCCCGAGGACCAGCGCTACGCCACGCGCGGCTGGTGA
- a CDS encoding glycoside hydrolase family 16 protein — MRRSLTITAIVGTVVLGSASTAGASPQPAPPPAAPGVSAGHETSAAALHGWGDPGRVEEFNGPLDDSWNVYDGPGHADKGRRTPSALSFADGIMTITGSPKGDTAGMGWEPGQRYGRWEGRVKAPASDETYNALLLLWPDAEDFPVGGEIDFMEMMDHTRQSTNIFLHYGKDNDQVAGEVNIDATQWHNWAVEWAPTHVAAFVDGKEWWRTDNTDILPPRAMHLCVQLDWFPGDAKGEVQESHMLVDWVKQYPYPTGGEGGPAQTEGAPDAGTLLSSQRAPSGR, encoded by the coding sequence ATGAGGCGATCTCTGACCATCACGGCCATCGTCGGGACGGTTGTTCTCGGGAGCGCTTCGACGGCCGGAGCGTCCCCGCAACCAGCGCCGCCGCCCGCCGCTCCAGGGGTGTCGGCGGGCCACGAGACGAGCGCCGCCGCGCTGCACGGCTGGGGCGATCCTGGCCGTGTCGAGGAGTTCAACGGGCCGCTCGACGACAGCTGGAACGTCTACGACGGCCCCGGCCACGCGGACAAGGGGCGCCGTACGCCCTCGGCGCTGAGCTTCGCCGACGGGATCATGACGATCACCGGGAGCCCGAAGGGCGACACCGCGGGAATGGGATGGGAGCCGGGGCAGCGCTACGGCCGCTGGGAGGGCAGGGTCAAGGCGCCCGCGAGCGACGAGACCTACAACGCCCTGCTGCTGCTTTGGCCCGACGCCGAGGACTTCCCGGTGGGCGGCGAGATCGACTTCATGGAGATGATGGATCACACCCGCCAGAGCACCAACATCTTCCTGCACTACGGCAAGGACAACGACCAGGTCGCGGGCGAGGTCAACATCGACGCCACCCAGTGGCACAACTGGGCCGTCGAATGGGCGCCAACCCACGTGGCCGCGTTCGTGGACGGCAAGGAGTGGTGGCGCACCGACAACACCGACATCCTGCCGCCACGCGCCATGCACCTGTGCGTCCAGCTCGACTGGTTCCCCGGTGACGCCAAGGGCGAGGTGCAGGAGTCGCACATGCTCGTCGACTGGGTGAAGCAGTACCCGTACCCGACGGGCGGGGAGGGCGGTCCGGCGCAGACGGAAGGCGCTCCGGACGCGGGCACGCTGCTGTCGTCCCAGCGTGCGCCGTCGGGCCGCTGA
- a CDS encoding helix-turn-helix domain-containing protein: MDRTGPLSVIAASLRRERERHGISLTELARRAGIAKSTLSQLEAGTGNPSVETLWALAVVLDVPFSRLVDPPAAPVQVLRAGEGMAIPSEHAPFSGTLLAACPPGARRDLHVIAGEPGPQRAADSHIPGTTEHMIVTSGRWRAGPVGGEVELGVGDYARFPGDRPHTYEALTPGCSAVLVMEYV; encoded by the coding sequence ATGGACCGAACAGGCCCGCTCTCCGTCATCGCGGCATCGCTACGCAGGGAGCGCGAGCGGCACGGCATCTCGCTCACCGAGCTCGCCCGCCGCGCCGGCATCGCGAAGTCGACGCTCTCCCAGCTGGAGGCGGGTACCGGCAACCCGAGCGTGGAGACTCTGTGGGCGCTCGCGGTGGTGCTCGACGTCCCGTTCAGCAGGCTGGTCGACCCGCCGGCCGCCCCGGTGCAGGTCCTGCGCGCGGGCGAGGGGATGGCGATCCCGTCCGAGCACGCCCCGTTCAGCGGCACCCTGCTCGCCGCCTGCCCGCCGGGCGCGCGCCGCGACCTGCACGTCATCGCGGGTGAACCGGGGCCGCAGCGGGCCGCGGACAGCCACATTCCCGGCACCACCGAGCACATGATCGTCACGTCCGGGCGGTGGCGCGCCGGGCCCGTCGGCGGCGAGGTGGAGCTCGGCGTCGGCGACTACGCCCGCTTCCCGGGCGACCGCCCGCACACCTACGAGGCCCTCACCCCGGGCTGCTCCGCGGTGCTGGTGATGGAGTACGTCTGA
- a CDS encoding AzlC family ABC transporter permease, with protein sequence MRSLYRTVCRDTALHADDLRDALALAAAIAMVGASFGALAGTAGVPFVLMVALSVVVFAGASQFLVVAVVAAGGNLFAAVVAGLLMNARHVPFGLAIGGNIADRWPARLLGAHLLIDESVAFSRSRGSGPRARAAYWACGILLFVCWNTGAVVGRLVGSAIPDPDAFGIDAAFPAALLAMLLPALRRADARRVGVAAAVVALAATPFLPAGVPVIVGLLGLFAATTAPAGKEEAS encoded by the coding sequence ATGCGTTCGCTCTACCGAACAGTGTGCCGGGATACGGCACTGCATGCCGATGATCTCCGGGATGCGCTCGCGCTGGCGGCCGCGATCGCCATGGTCGGCGCCTCGTTCGGCGCGCTGGCCGGCACCGCGGGGGTCCCGTTCGTCCTGATGGTCGCGCTCTCGGTGGTGGTGTTCGCCGGAGCGTCGCAGTTCCTGGTGGTGGCCGTGGTGGCGGCCGGGGGCAACCTGTTCGCCGCCGTGGTCGCCGGGCTGCTGATGAACGCGCGGCACGTGCCGTTCGGGCTGGCGATCGGCGGCAACATCGCCGACCGGTGGCCGGCCCGGCTGCTCGGGGCGCACCTGCTCATCGACGAGTCGGTCGCGTTCTCCCGGTCGCGGGGGAGCGGGCCGCGCGCCCGTGCCGCGTACTGGGCCTGCGGGATCCTGCTGTTCGTCTGCTGGAACACCGGCGCCGTCGTGGGCAGGCTGGTCGGCTCCGCGATCCCGGACCCGGATGCCTTCGGCATCGACGCGGCGTTCCCAGCGGCGCTGCTCGCCATGCTGCTGCCCGCGCTGCGCCGGGCCGACGCCCGCCGCGTCGGGGTCGCCGCCGCGGTCGTGGCGCTCGCGGCCACCCCGTTCCTGCCGGCGGGGGTGCCGGTGATCGTCGGGCTGCTCGGCCTGTTCGCGGCCACGACGGCGCCGGCGGGGAAGGAGGAGGCATCGTGA
- a CDS encoding AzlD domain-containing protein — translation MTWSAVLTLGVGTYLLRLVGIVLRDRLTVPERVERYLDLGATALLVALVATATLTADGGFAGWARPAGVLVGAVAAWRRVPFVLVVVLAAGTTAGLRMLGVP, via the coding sequence GTGACCTGGTCCGCCGTTCTGACGCTCGGCGTCGGCACCTACCTGCTGCGGCTGGTCGGCATCGTCCTGCGCGACCGGCTCACGGTGCCCGAGCGCGTCGAGCGCTACCTCGACCTGGGCGCCACCGCACTGCTGGTGGCACTCGTCGCCACGGCAACGCTCACCGCCGACGGCGGGTTCGCGGGCTGGGCGCGGCCCGCCGGCGTGCTCGTCGGCGCCGTTGCGGCGTGGCGACGCGTGCCGTTCGTGCTGGTCGTGGTGCTCGCCGCCGGCACGACGGCGGGCCTGCGGATGCTGGGCGTGCCCTAG
- a CDS encoding elongation factor G-like protein EF-G2, with protein sequence MAVRAEAGQRAGSRGTAPTVSDPSRVRNAVLVGPSGSGKTTLVEALLAHAGEIPRAGTVLDGTTVCDHDPAAVRQQRSVALSVAPLFHTDTKINLIDTPGYGDFVGELRAGLRAADAALFVVPANAGREGPIDPTIVAQWEECAAVGMPRAVVIARCDNPRADIESTIAACQDAFGSGVAPLYLPLRDGDSLTGLYGLLSQTPAGHAPPGAEDARAALIEGIIEQSEDETLMDRYLGGEDIEVTTLIDDLETAVARGTFHPVIPVCAASGTGLDALLEVLVGGFPSPLEHPLPRVTGIDGVEHPPLAADPQGPLAAEVVRTSADAYVGRVSLVRVFSGTLRPESTVHVSGHPTGIPTQRTGEVDGHDADEKLAHVYGPLGATLREVDACIAGDICALTKLGSAETGDTVSAADHPLLLSCWDLPKPLLPVAITARTRGDEDAMVKTLAKIVAADPTLRLERNQETHQTVLWCMGEAHADVVLSRLRAGGAEVDTEPVRVPLRTTLAKQAKVTGRHVKQSGGHGQYAVCHVEFEPLPRGSGIEFVDKIFGGAVPNQFIPSVEKGIRAQAERGLTDDHHPVVDFRARLVDGKAHSVDSSDAAFQTAGALALREAAQACGVVTLEPYDEVAIRVPDEHLGSVLGDLSGRRGRVMGTDVAGLGRTVVQAEVPSIELLRYAVDLRALTAGAATFTRRFARYDVAPGS encoded by the coding sequence ATGGCGGTCAGAGCAGAGGCCGGGCAGCGCGCAGGGAGCCGTGGGACGGCCCCCACCGTCAGCGATCCGTCCCGGGTGCGCAACGCGGTCCTCGTCGGACCGTCCGGTTCCGGGAAGACGACGCTGGTGGAGGCGCTGCTCGCGCACGCCGGCGAGATCCCGCGGGCGGGCACCGTGCTGGACGGCACCACTGTGTGCGACCACGACCCGGCCGCCGTCCGCCAGCAACGCTCCGTCGCCCTGTCCGTCGCTCCCCTCTTCCACACGGACACCAAGATCAACCTGATCGACACGCCGGGATACGGCGACTTCGTCGGTGAGCTGCGCGCCGGGCTGCGCGCCGCCGACGCCGCGCTCTTCGTCGTGCCGGCCAACGCTGGCCGCGAGGGCCCCATCGACCCCACGATCGTCGCCCAGTGGGAGGAGTGCGCCGCGGTGGGCATGCCCCGCGCGGTCGTCATCGCCCGCTGCGACAACCCGCGCGCCGACATCGAGTCCACCATCGCCGCCTGCCAGGACGCGTTCGGCAGCGGAGTCGCGCCGCTCTACCTGCCGCTGCGCGACGGCGACAGCCTCACCGGGCTCTACGGGCTGCTCTCCCAGACCCCGGCCGGGCATGCCCCGCCCGGCGCCGAGGACGCGCGGGCCGCGCTGATCGAGGGCATCATCGAGCAGTCCGAGGACGAGACGCTCATGGACCGCTACCTCGGTGGCGAGGACATCGAGGTCACCACGCTCATCGACGACCTGGAGACCGCGGTGGCGCGCGGCACGTTCCACCCCGTGATCCCGGTCTGCGCCGCGTCCGGCACGGGTCTCGACGCCCTCCTCGAGGTGCTGGTCGGCGGGTTCCCGTCACCGCTGGAGCACCCGCTGCCCCGCGTCACCGGCATCGACGGGGTCGAGCACCCGCCGCTCGCCGCCGACCCGCAGGGCCCGCTCGCCGCGGAGGTGGTGCGGACGTCGGCGGACGCCTACGTCGGCAGGGTGTCGCTCGTGCGGGTGTTCTCCGGAACGCTGCGCCCCGAATCCACGGTGCACGTGAGCGGGCACCCGACCGGCATCCCGACGCAACGCACCGGCGAGGTGGACGGGCACGACGCCGACGAGAAGCTCGCCCACGTCTACGGGCCGCTCGGCGCCACCCTGCGCGAGGTCGACGCCTGCATCGCGGGCGACATCTGCGCGCTCACGAAGCTGGGCAGCGCCGAGACGGGCGACACCGTGTCGGCCGCCGACCACCCGCTGCTGCTCTCGTGCTGGGACCTGCCGAAACCGCTGCTCCCGGTCGCGATCACGGCCCGCACGCGCGGCGACGAGGACGCGATGGTCAAGACCCTCGCCAAGATCGTGGCCGCCGACCCGACCCTGCGCCTGGAACGCAACCAGGAGACCCACCAGACCGTGCTGTGGTGCATGGGCGAGGCCCACGCCGACGTCGTGCTCTCCCGGTTGCGGGCCGGTGGTGCCGAGGTCGACACCGAGCCGGTCCGCGTCCCGCTGCGCACCACCCTCGCCAAGCAGGCGAAGGTCACGGGCCGGCACGTCAAGCAGTCCGGCGGGCACGGGCAGTACGCCGTCTGCCACGTCGAGTTCGAGCCGCTCCCTCGCGGTTCGGGTATCGAGTTCGTCGACAAGATCTTCGGCGGGGCGGTCCCGAACCAGTTCATCCCGAGCGTCGAGAAGGGGATCAGGGCGCAGGCCGAGCGCGGGCTCACCGACGACCACCACCCGGTGGTCGACTTCCGCGCGAGGCTCGTGGACGGCAAGGCGCACAGCGTCGACTCCTCTGACGCCGCGTTCCAGACCGCGGGCGCCCTCGCGCTGCGGGAAGCCGCGCAGGCGTGCGGCGTGGTGACGCTCGAGCCCTACGACGAGGTGGCGATCCGGGTGCCCGACGAGCACCTGGGGTCCGTGCTCGGCGATCTGTCCGGCCGGCGCGGGCGTGTGATGGGCACCGACGTCGCCGGCCTCGGCCGCACCGTCGTACAGGCCGAGGTGCCGAGCATCGAGCTGTTGCGGTACGCGGTGGACCTGCGCGCCCTCACCGCGGGCGCGGCGACGTTCACGCGCCGGTTCGCCCGCTACGACGTCGCACCGGGCTCCTAG
- a CDS encoding DUF4328 domain-containing protein: protein MTAVPPPVEPAPIVVPARPRPINGLGAATGALLVACALLFALFLIDDWSNYRLLSDHVSGRITDDAFWEQYSSGFGSLMLTLLMLPLIIASSVTWLVWVHRARTNAGILSPQYRFRYSPGFSVGGMVVPFANYWWFRPILEDICIGSSPHRPADDTVRLVRTCWGISIGATLVSIFTQPLFSFHVLTYTPDGRLVDGGADAVHGFFGVALYNTLLAVVFTPTVALLVMIIRRVSRQQTELLSPAQPA from the coding sequence ATGACCGCCGTTCCGCCGCCCGTCGAACCCGCACCGATCGTCGTTCCCGCTCGGCCGCGCCCGATCAACGGGCTGGGTGCCGCCACCGGTGCACTCCTCGTAGCCTGTGCCCTGCTGTTCGCGCTGTTTCTCATCGACGACTGGTCGAACTACCGGCTGCTCTCCGACCACGTCAGCGGGCGGATCACCGACGATGCGTTCTGGGAGCAGTACTCCTCCGGGTTCGGGTCCCTCATGCTCACGCTGCTGATGCTTCCGTTGATCATCGCATCGAGCGTCACCTGGCTCGTCTGGGTTCACCGGGCCCGCACCAACGCGGGCATCCTGTCCCCTCAGTACCGCTTCCGGTACTCCCCCGGTTTCTCCGTGGGCGGCATGGTCGTGCCGTTCGCGAACTACTGGTGGTTCCGGCCGATCCTCGAGGACATCTGCATCGGCAGCAGCCCGCACCGCCCGGCTGACGACACCGTGCGCCTGGTCCGGACGTGTTGGGGGATCTCGATCGGAGCCACGCTCGTGTCGATCTTCACCCAGCCCCTGTTCTCGTTCCACGTGCTCACCTACACGCCCGATGGCCGACTCGTCGACGGTGGCGCGGACGCGGTGCATGGGTTCTTCGGGGTCGCGCTGTACAACACCCTGCTCGCGGTCGTGTTCACCCCGACCGTCGCCCTGCTCGTCATGATCATCCGCCGGGTCAGCCGGCAGCAGACCGAGCTCCTGTCCCCGGCGCAGCCGGCCTGA